Proteins encoded within one genomic window of Scheffersomyces stipitis CBS 6054 chromosome 3, complete sequence:
- the MNN4.3 gene encoding regulator of cell wall mannosyl phosphorylation (involved in mannose metabolism and cell wall synthesis) has protein sequence MLKSSLRLQRRLVLKVFVVLFLCCTISIFYHSATNTSGVTRYKKNLEKSMKLKFNYLYNNFLSSHLNLDSNKLFRTKFEFIKKEKLENDWNNELWYINEDVLQNLPVEVSIPPFYYKNKVAKPPILPFDPRFTLAVYYKYLEKQHTSNPVPFHWADWVDLSKLHKYVLNTEEDDFCKRLFDLSEHEELIKDSKMKPVDQYCLLSDKTPLGFEITDFSGPQSPSNRELLGKAYLYSKAPSPVKIIFLGSDDEKGSIQADVQSYSVNDYRNGLLHNSMIKDLLDAKAIDANVPLNVVKTFEDLFTKTTSTVENAQLKGQSIEIPPESFYVSGMNVISELEQKPSLSETEKNYLDSMRFSTSTNDPPKFFNEAILLAKTPQKWLGEHYDWRFFNGLTVGNEEQLLSLHRLVKNYLNFARQNGIITWIAHGSLLSWYWNGIAFPWDTDIDVQVPISELHKLGRHFNQTIIVENAGDRNYNFDGLGRYFVDVGSSITHRTKGNGNNNIDARFIDIDTGLYIDITGLSISETPAPSRYDNFINMDPVKKAVVDEHIVNGQLNHVVKNQQLRAYNCRNNHFSTYEELSPLMLTLVENQLSYIPKNFALNLNYEYDVKGLTEKNYRDYIYLNNFRLWAKTQNILDYQSSPARWVKQYNSKLNNPKSKNGEETQKKKFSSKRVVGVAEKLAIGQLTVSDHLNLLQKNDVFKEVYKTLQFTKFHEMEMEKLLRSDMNGVTKLLDQYKAQANVGGGLRPDIFMNKLQHETDKQNFVKEANKIAKLSEVYQKLKKASKEKTESN, from the exons ATGTTGAAATCCTCTTTGAGACTCCAGCGTAGGTTGGTGCTAAAGGTCTTTGTAGTACTATTTCTATGTTGCACCATTAGCATTTTTTACCACTCAGCAACGAATACGTCAGGAGTTACCAGATACAAGaaaaatcttgaaaaatcgatgaagttgaagttcaactacTTGTACAACAATTTTCTTTCATCGCACCTCAATCTCGACTCCAATAAACTATTCCGTACGAAGTTCGAAtttatcaagaaggaaaaatTAGAAAATGACTGGAACAATGAATTATGGTACATTAACGAAGATGTTCTACAAAATTTGCCTGTCGAAGTTTCTATACCACCATTCTATTATAAGAATAAAGTTGCAAAACCGCCCATATTACCGTTTGATCCAAGGTTCACTCTAGCCGTGTACTACAAGTATCTCGAAAAGCAACACACTAGTAACCCTG TTCCTTTTCACTGGGCCGATTGGGTAGACTTATCGAAATTGCATAAGTACGTATTGAACACGGAAGAGGACGACTTTTGCAAGCGATTATTCGACCTTTCGGAACATGAAGAACTCATCAAGGATTCCAAGATGAAACCCGTTGACCAATACTGTTTGCTAAGTGACAAGACACCATTGGGATTCGAAATAACAGATTTCTCTGGTCCACAGAGCCCATCTAATAGAGAACTCTTGGGAAAGGCTTACCTCTATAGCAAGGCTCCCTCACCGGTAAAGATTATCTTTTTGGGAAGCGACGACGAGAAGGGATCTATACAAGCAGATGTTCAATCCTACAGTGTAAATGACTACAGGAATGGTTTACTCCACAATTCTATGATCAAAGACTTGTTAGATGCGAAAGCAATCGACGCAAATGTGCCATTAAACGTTGTCAAGACATTCGAAGACTTGTTCACGAAGACCACATCTACTGTTGAAAACGCACAATTAAAAGGACAGTCAATAGAAATACCACCTGAATCATTCTATGTCAGTGGAATGAATGTTATatcagaacttgaacaaaagCCAAGCTTGTCAGAGACAGAAAAGAACTACTTGGATTCCATGAGATTCTCGACATCGACAAATGATCCACCAAAGTTTTTCAATGAAGCAATATTATTAGCCAAAACTCCTCAAAAATGGCTAGGAGAACACTACGATTGgagattcttcaatggTTTGACTGTTGGAAACGAAGAACAACTCTTGTCATTACATAGACTTGTGAAGAATTACTTAAACTTTGCTCGTCAGAACGGTATAATTACTTGGATTGCCCATGGATCTTTGTTGTCGTGGTATTGGAATGGTATAGCTTTTCCTTGGGATACCGATATCgatgttcaagttccaATTCTGGAATTGCACAAATTGGGCCGTCATTTCAACCAAACGATTATTGTGGAAAATGCCGGAGACCGCAACTACAATTTTGACGGATTGGGTCGCTACTTCGTTGATGTCGGGTCCTCCATCACACATCGTACCAAGGGTAACGGCAACAATAATATCGATGCAAGATTTATTGATATAGATACCGGTCTTTACATTGATATTACTGGCTTATCGATTTCTGAAACACCAGCACCTTCCAGATACGACAATTTCATTAACATGGATCCTGTGAAGAAGGCCGTAGTAGATGAGCATATTGTCAATGGCCAACTTAACCACGTCGTAAAGAACCAACAATTGAGAGCTTACAACTGCCGTAACAACCATTTCAGCACATACGAAGAGTTGTCGCCATTGATGTTAACCCTCGTGGAAAATCAATTGAGTTACATCCCCAAGAACTTTGCTCTTAACTTGAACTATGAATATGATGTCAAGGGACTCACAGAGAAGAACTACAGAGACTACATTTACTTGAATAACTTCAGGCTTTGGGCTAAGACACAGAACATTTTAGACTACCAGTCGTCTCCCGCAAGATGGGTCAAACAGtacaattccaaattgaataaCCCAAAGAGTAAGAATGGAGAAGAGacacaaaagaagaagttttcttcGAAGAGGGTAGTAGGAGTGGCTGAGAAGCTCGCCATTGGGCAATTGACGGTCAGCGATCATTTGAACTTACTCCAAAAAAACGATGTGTTCAAGGAAGTATACAAGACGCTTCAATTTACGAAGTTCCACGAAATGGAGATGGAGAAATTGCTCCGTTCGGATATGAATGGTGTGACTAAATTGTTGGACCAATACAAAGCCCAGGCAAATGTAGGTGGTGGATTGAGGCCAGATATATTCATGaacaaacttcaacacGAAACTGATAAACAAAACTTCGTAAAGGAAGCCAACAAAATCGCAAAGCTTTCGGAAGTTTACCAGAAGCTAAAGAAAGCATCGAAAGAGAAAACAGAATCCAATTAA